The following proteins come from a genomic window of Daphnia carinata strain CSIRO-1 chromosome 6, CSIRO_AGI_Dcar_HiC_V3, whole genome shotgun sequence:
- the LOC130689604 gene encoding uncharacterized protein LOC130689604 — MKRKSKSNVQKPDVKRGKSALIANKVEHDGKTNTINGRFQNVATWDADLSKRFANFMQTEFPGVTRMFENKFMEISGNEYIWFPALAVVYLMHPLVHKQLPLNLAIALAFDSAVILIIKAVVKRRRPTAKNPDFFTAIGPDQYSFPSGHASRTTLISFVFTQLNPLFSNGHLNFATSAIIWSWSISVCFSRMLNGRHYLFDVLTGAVIGLCEGSVIVSSFWMSPEQAEGLFRFFSLENDSPDIK, encoded by the exons atgaaacgaaaaagtaAATCGAATGTACAGAAGCCTGATGTTAAGAGAGGAAAGAGTGCATTGATTGCAAACAAGGTTGAACACGATGGGAAAACAAATACCATCAACGGAAGATTTCAAAATGTAGCCACTTGGGATGCCGATTTGTCGAAACGATTCGCCAATTTTATGCAAACCGAATTTCCTGGCGTGACTCgaatgtttgaaaataaatttatggAG ATTTCCGGCAATGAATATATCTGGTTTCCTGCTCTGGCCGTTGTTTATTTAATGCATCCTTTAGTTCACAAGCAACTTCCTCTTAACCTTGCAATAG caTTGGCGTTTGACAGCGCTGTCATTTTAATAATCAAGGCAGTAGTCAAAAGAAGACGACCTACTGCCAAAAATCCTGATTTCTTTACAGCCATAGGTCCAGACCAATATAGTTTTCCTTCGGGTCATGCAAGCCGGACAACGCTAATTTCGTTCGTCTTTACCCAACTCAATCCGTTATTTTCCAACGGTCATCTCAATTTTGCGACCTCGGCTATTATTTGGAGTTGGTCCATTTCGGTTTGTTTTTCTAGGATGCTTAATGGTCGTCATTATCTCTTTGATGTGTTAACTGGTGCTGTGATTGGGCTCTGTGAAGGATCTGttattgtttcttctttctggaTGTCTCCTGAGCAAGCTGAAGgtttatttagattttttagCTTGGAGAACGATTCCCCTGATATAAAGtga
- the LOC130689577 gene encoding blood vessel epicardial substance-like, translating into MPDVSDDFRNSSLATLAIGNTKLQSCSDLEKSQHGLYQPAHFFYAAALLIPHHTFVWSIFITRFLMGLAYALVTVWACLELCAPDVFVWNALLTAGTLVHIVYWSLHFRPGRIRQRSLLELHQKLFVPLDCSQELFVQLTNKSVIRHLQVGDDYFVATQQFATSMSSPSASLRLSVLLAGKMRVTFGLGNRFLHHIEPFQFVDSTEWFMMQNVSSQDVTASKIQISITADEPCIFLQLDSDLLNCLAVTNPSLKFLLDCLIGKDVSQKLYAVAEHVALMGTTRDPKQDRLQSAQVSGGGGSVGVNSTMTYSSLGPWQGELLRSQSADAVHTCKQGQVRSIHWRRDQTRRIWARRYEKLVPCRQETRPLMNGRKTSRRSHLEEEEEPDDCLARASSSKYPAIASDNRHQEIRIAASHHQEQFRPHWNNKVQFDETFV; encoded by the exons ATGCCGGATGTGTCAGATGACTTCCGGAATTCTAGTCTCGCAACTTTGGCGATCGGCAACACAAAGTTACAATCGTGTAGCGATTTGGAGAAAAGCCAACACGGATTATATCAACCTGCTCACTTCTTTTACGCCGCAGCTCTGCTGATACCGCACCACACCTTTGTCTGGAGCATCTTCATCACTCGCTTCCTAATGGGTTTGGCCTACGCTCTAGTGACAGTGTGGGCATGTCTGGAACTCTGTGCGCCCGATGTCTTCGTCTGGAACGCGTTATTGACAGCTGGCACTTTAGTTCACATCGTCTACTGGAGTTTGCACTTCCGGCCGGGTCGCATTCGCCAGCGATCCCTTCTCGAACTGCATCAGAAGCTCTTTGTGCCCCTGGATTGTTCTCAAGAGCTCTTTGTCCAGTTGACCAACAAGTCTGTCATCCGTCACCTTCAAGTGGGCGACGATTACTTTGTCGCTACACAACAATTCGCTACTTCAATGTCGAGTCCATCGGCCTCGTTGAGATTATCCGTCCTCCTAGCGGGCAA GATGAGAGTGACTTTTGGTCTTGGCAACCGGTTTCTACATCACATTGAGCCGTTCCAGTTCGTCGATTCCACCGAATGGTTTATGATGCAGAACGTTTCTTCGCAGGACGTCACAGCTTCCAAGATTCAG ATTTCCATCACAGCTGACGAAccttgcatttttcttcaattgGATTCAGATCTACTGAACTGCTTGGCCGTTACTAATCCATCTTTGAAATTCCTTCTCGACTGTCTGATCG GAAAAGATGTTTCTCAAAAACTGTATGCCGTTGCGGAACACGTTGCTTTAATGGGGACGACCAGAGACCCCAAACAGGATCGTTTACAGTCCGCACAGGTAAGTGGCGGTGGAGGTTCGGTGGGTGTCAACAGTACGATGACCTACTCATCCCTGGGTCCATGGCAAGGTGAACTTCTCAGGAGCCAAAGCGCCGACGCCGTTCACACTTGCAAACAGGGCCAGGTACGATCCATTCATTGGCGGCGGGATCAGACCCGGAGG ATATGGGCTAGGAGGTATGAGAAACTCGTTCCATGTCGACAAGAGACTCGTCCGTTGATGAATGGCCGAAAGACAAGTAGACGTAGCcatttagaagaagaagaagagccagATGATTGTTTGGCCAGGGCAAGTAGCTCTAAATACCCTGCGATAGCTAGTGACAATCGTCACCAAGAAATAAGGATAGCCGCCTCTCATCATCAAGAACAATTTCGCCCACACTGGAACAACAAAGTCCAATTTGACGAGACCTTCGTGTGA